One Xiphophorus maculatus strain JP 163 A chromosome 23, X_maculatus-5.0-male, whole genome shotgun sequence genomic window, CCTCCTCATTTCTATTTAGCTCAAAGCAGTATTAGCACTTGGCACTCCTTAACATTTCTTGTACAGATTGAACATCTGGCTTAATCCCATTTCCTCCTTTGCAgtcttcttcctgtttgttcCTTTCTCCTCTGATGGCTTGCTCTCCCCCCAACTCTTACTTTTTGCCTTGGGCACCTTAAGTAAGTGGAAGAATTTTAGTTCTATCCAATTTTCTCTCTGCCTGCACAGATGcatctcattaaaaatatattttggcgGACTACTTAAGGTTTACAGTGTGTAACAATCTAGTTTCTTTTTCTGACCATTGTTGGGGCATGAAGTGAATGTCTTGTAACCTGAAGCTGAAGGGTTTCTTCTGTATACACATTGaatactttaaattattgaagcTTTGTAAAATACTATGTGCGACACTAGGAGGAGAATAAGAACACCATGTCTGAGCGAACAATCCAGTGAGTCCACTGCTAGGACTGTCTAAAACTGGGAAAGTAATCCATCATTTTCAGTCTTCAGATTTTGAGGTTTATGTTGAAACAAAGGACTCGtttcaacagaatattttttttacaagtgaaTGACTTACTGAGCACTGTAGCTGACCGCAGTGCTCCgaatacaaaacaaatgataTGCGTCAAATTAAtgcatacattttatatttcatggagaagtttttaaagaaactaaaattgTCTCAGAGCTGAGAAATTGAATCTGAATCCATAATTATAACAAATTACACACTGCACACTGTAACAGAGAAAAGATCTAGTATCCTGAAGGCTTTGCTTATATTTATGGCCTCCATAAAACATTAGTCTGTCAGTCGACGCTTGTCAGGCAACATTTCTTGAATGTGTCTCTTTGATCTCAGGTTGGTAGATTCTGGGCCTTCTGATCGGCTTTTCTGTCGCGTAGATGGGTTGAGCCGTTTTTCTCGGCAGTAAGGAAGAATAATGCAGTGAACTCGCAATAAGAAGCTCTGTGCTTCGGCAACTTGACTCTTCTTGCTTTTCACAGTTGTTCAGCCTTGTTTTCATTAGCTCCTGTTGTGCAGCACAGCTGAACCATTAACAGCCAAATCAATTAACAAAAAGACTATTTGGGGAGTAGAAACAAATTCCTTCAGTCACAAATGTAAAACTTAATGCAGCAGTTATGCAAGTTTTGaacttttgttttgcatgtagaGTCCACTTATACTTTGAGAACGTGTTAGATGTAATCTACTGCTTCAAAACCAGATTGTTCACCTCTGTGTTGCCACATTGAAGTAGCATGCATATTAACCCACATCAATATGAATGCTAGATCTTAAATAGAGAACTGATAAACTTATGGTCAATAACTTGACCTGGacgatttttttttaatttactgaagtattttaaatgttaatgtttaaattttgttgttgttaaccTTGttaattttaagtcaatcataCATGACAAAATCTATGCTTTAACCTTTTAGACACTTTTtgtccaacttaaaaaaatatgttgttgaaATCTACTTGAGGAAATTTCATGCTCACTGTTGAGGTtttaatttggcaaaaaaaaatatctgaatattatcattttttttcactcccCTTAAAGTTTAGAAAAACTGATGTGAATAAGTctgaatatttgtattttcatccAGGGAATTTTAACTCGAACACTTTATAGCCcaaaataaatagtttgaatAAGTTTTAAGTGAAGGCAATAGGCTTATAAATGGAATAAGTTCTCACTTGTGTACCTGCAGAGTCTTTACTGTTTTAGAGCCCTCTGTTTTCATCACATAACTCTTAATCTGCCTTTAGAAGAACTTTCATGTTGAGGAAGTCTTTGATATTAAATGAGCGGTATTTGCAAAAGAGTACTTGATTTGCCCATTGAATTATTAAGCAAAGACTTAAACTCCAAAGTACTTGGATTcctcctgctgttttttttaggaTGGTGCAATAGttacatttgctttattttttttgttcagggGTTTATatagaaacagaacaaaaaacattgctCTGTGTAGACAGCTCACCTCTTTATCACAAACCGTTCACACACAGATACAATTTTACACCCACACTAAGACCTGCTGGCTATAGTTGTTTCCAGTTCACCTGGGAACAACTCCATGTCTGGGAGCTGTAGTTGAGCCGCAGCTCAAACATACTGCGAAGAATAATTGGATCACAGAGAGAAGAACCATATATCTTTGGGAAACAAAAGTGGGCTGCTTAATTTATAATCAGATGATTGGTGAATGTAAGATTCACCAAAACATCAGACACATTCAAACTTTGTTCCGACAGAGCAGACTCTTATACGATTACAAACAAATTTCTATAGGAATAAATGGACTTTTGTCCTAATTCGCACCCCGAAATCAAAAAGAAGTTTAAGGATGAAAAATTGGGGTTTTGTAAAAAGATGGGGCATactaattaaagaaaaaaaaaagtatttcttgtgtaactgaaattattcaaattaatttgtagCGCAAATCTTTTAGCTTCTTGCATGGATTAGACTGACAGTTTCACCTGGGCATTATGAGACACTCTTAAACATGCAAATTTTACCTTCACTAAACTCCCATAACTGGTTTGCGTCACATTGATTAGAGCTGTTGCTGGTCTTTGCTATAGCTTTTGTAagtcaatgtttaaaataacagcaatattGCACGATACAATATGAATCTACATAAATATATGCCTCAATATATGAAGACAAATTGATCTGCTGTGTTTAAAATGTCCTTTGCAATGTCACTGGTAAAATGCATgctacttgagtaattttaagAGGACAATTACATCCTTGTTGGCCATCAGTCAGCATCCAGTTGTTTAAAAACTCTTAGCCAACATTTAACTAAAGCAGTAGttcaaatatgttgttttttttcccctttttttcatGTAACCATGAACTATTTCAGCTTGATAAAATCAATATGATATATTAAGTATTAAAAGGTTAATATGTAAATTGATGGCTGggcacagaaacaaagattgaTAGATAATCACTGTTATTGGCCATAACTGcaattttaatttctatattGGCCCAACTTTTATTACTGGTGCAGCCAAAGATATAACAATGTACATTAATGCTAAAATTGTGTAATGGATTGACTTGAAAGAAAGACCAAAACAAGATGTCAGCGTACATCAGTTCGCAAACGATTTGCAAACAATTATaaccattttatttaaaaaatatatgttttgaagggacaatgtttttttttttccagtttggcACATCTTATCCACTATACAGATATGAAATTGTACATATTACAATACAAAAGGAAAATGGGAAGAGAAAAGCATTCAGTTTTGCACAAAGAGTTTCGAGATGAGTAGGGattcttgtagttttttttttttttcacttcagcGTTTTTTTAGCAGGGAGAGAAGAACTAGAGGATGACGGgaggaaacaaaacagtttaCAAAGAGCCAAAGTGCAAAGGGATGCATAATCCTACAAATTTTGTGGATTTTCAGTCACTTGGTACAACTGTAGTCTTGAACCGTAAAATGTCAATGTCATGATTGCCATAACTCATagaatttaatttacttttgtatCCATCAGAAAATGGGGTCTCGTAACGTTTACTGAATGAAACTGAGAAGTATTTCACTGAAAGTTGGACTTTTGAACATGCAAGGTCAGAAGGGCAGCAGTAAAAGCAGTGCGAAGCTGGAAGAGAAACTTGAAATTAGAAAGGGAATTACTTGGCTTTGGAAAAAATGGTCTTaactaaaagtgtaaaaaagttTTTGGTTTACTTACACAGTTTGTGTTTGATGGCATGAGAATTTTTAGAGACGCACTTAtacaaatgtgtttatgtaaaaGCCTGAAGCCAAATTTCCATAACCTAGAAGACAAACCCACAAATAATACCTTCTGCCTCTGCCCAAATAGAGAAATGCTCTCATTCTTGTCATATGGTACATCTTCTTTAAAGGTGCTGTGGAATTAGAGCAATGCCTCATTGCGGAGTGATATGAAACCAAAAGCTGCTGTGTTGTACGTTTAAAACACAAGCAATTATAATGAAttccattttattattaagttgttttaaacttaAGTTATCTAACAATTTGTGCCCTCTTTTCATCCCGTCAATTCATCTCAATCCCACTTACTTTCACCCTGCCCCCACTCTTGAATCGAACATGAAGTgcgaagctgcagcagcagcttcagactGATGCTAATGCACATCTTCTCTCTGCTGCATACAAATGTGTCCTCACCAAAGCCTGCTGTTTGCTTATCATTGGATCTCAATTTGCCTAGAGTATTGAGCACAGTTTAGCTCAACACTTGTTAGTTCAAACAGGAGAACTGATATATTTGTTGAATGTGAATTCATTTTTCAGACTGCAAGTTACAATTTTATTGATGCtgttgtataaaataaaacaagtttaggGGAGTTGTTGGTGTTATCTCACAAATGATGacaaaaaactacattttactGATGGAAGATCTAGATGTTGCTGGTTCACTGGTGTGGGACACAGAATATTAAGATTCTTTTTGCCTTGCCTTAATTGGCTCAATCTTGAACCCGTCAGTCTTGATTAGAGTGTAAGCGTAAGAGGGTGGGCTTCTGGgagaggtttttattttcagcataaAATGTTCTGGCATTTGCTCTGTTCATTGCCCTTTCACTTGCTACTCGCATATCACGTAAATCTAGAAATTGATCCTGTTATGGCAAATCAGCATATTGTACTTAATTAAATTAAGCCCCAAAATATATTATGGTCACAGTTTGTATGGCCTTTACAAAATGTGTAATCCATATACAAATAATTGTACACTAAAggtttgtagttgtttttttcctttaaagatAGATAAATTGGATATTAACCATAGTTGAACACACTGTGGTGTGTCCCAAAGGTTAAGGATTTATTTCTAGTAGCTGAATGTGATAGACAAAAGCCCAAATGCAGAATGCCTTCTGTTGGCTGCAAATCAGGATTTTTGAGCATATatctgacaaaaaagaaaatcatccaATTAAtataattgaacattttttattctttgtgtgGAGTAGCAGCTacaatttatgaaaaaacaGTTTATCTGGTTTAAGGTTGTTGGTTAAATTGATATATCGCTGATTTGGtgaatgtaatgttttttcaGGTTTCTACTCTCAAACAATTGAGTATTAGTAAGAACCTTCTTAATTTCAGTGCCTCTGATGAATTTgggaaacaatattttaaatgtttttttttttaaccttttggaaaacaaaaaaaaataaaacattacaaaatcgCATCCCTTCACTTTAGGTACTTTGTTAGCAAAGGGCTGTATGACCCTTTTAATTAAGCTGTGCTGCAAAATATAGACAATGTAGAGACAAATCTCACAGTTtacaattttcttatttaaaatgattgccCCTGGCTGATATGAACAACCTTTCtttcatagaaaaataaaattgtgactATCTCCACATAGTTTCTTTACTGTCCAGTCTCTGTCTTTGTAGCATTCGATATTgatcatgttttcaaatgtcaCTTGTAGAAATTAGGCTTTTtacagaaaccagaaacaaattaaagaaGCAAACCCTGTTTGTTCTGAAATGGTCAAATGACGAACCTTATGGTCTAGGAATAAATAGGAGTTCATACTTCACACTCTTTGTAAGGCAGTTGCTGACATTTGCACTGCCCGTAGCCATTGATGATGACGAGAGCCCCTTCTTCATGGCTGGGCTCGTACTCATTATAGGGTACCTGTGTGGCTAGGTCTGCCATTGGCTGTCGCTGCTGGGTCCTCATCTGTCTGCGGTTCTGAATAGCAGAACAGTGGCGTATCCTCCGCAGGGTGGGGGGGCAGCACTTTCGTGAGATATACACaacaaaaattatgaaaaagaaagaaaagagaagggCCATAGTTCCAATGATGACCCTATGAGTCATGACAGTGTTGTCCATAGCTAAGAAATCATCTGTTACAGCTGCCTCTTCCAGCAAAGCAGTAGTTGCTTCAGCAGTGCTTGGTGTTTGTGTTGTGGTTGTGGTGGTTGTGAGTGTGGTAAAGCTCCCAAAATCCTCTGCATAGTCCTGTGTGGGGGTTGGCTGCATAATTCCAAACAAGGAGCTTGTGATCTCAGCAGCCGTAGTAGTGTCTGTGGTTGTACTGATGGTCTGAATGACTGGTGCTGAAAAATTCTGGCAAAGCTGGAATCCATAGACGGCGTCAAGTATCTCCTCCCCTTGGGCATATTCGGGACTATGGCAGACAATGGAATGTTCCCACCTTCCCTTGAAGGCGCTCAACCATGTGGCCAAAGAGCAAATCCTTTTGGTACATTCCCAAAGGTTGCTGGACAGTCCAATTGTACTCAAAGACTGCCACATATCCAAGACTTGGGGCTCCAAGCTGCTTAGTTTGTTGTTATCCAGtagcaaattttttaaatttggcaGCGTTTGAAACACGTCAGGTGTCAGGACACGGATTTCATTTCCTGTGAGGTCCAGCTTCTCTAAAGTGCTCCAGGTCCACTCCATTCCACACGTGACATTGTTGATCTTATTCCACTGGAGATAGAGAAACTGGAGGGCAACGAGACGAGGGAAATGGGCCAAGTTAATCTTGGTCAGCTGATTGTGCTCCAAGTGGAGCTCTTTGAGTTTAATGAGCCCAGCAAATCCATTCCGGGCAAGGCTCCGTAGACGGTTGCTGCTCAGGCCCAGATATTCCAGGTTGCGGCAGTCCCAAAACGCTCGTACAGGTGTGGTGCGAAGTAAATTTGAGCGGAGGTGAAGTATCTGGAGCTTCCTAAGTCCATGAAACAGTTCTGGCTCCAATGATGTCATCTGATTGAATGAAAGGTCCAGGATCTGAAGGTTGATGAGGTGGATGAAGGTTGTGTTGGGCAACTTGGTGATACGATTGGAGCTCAGGTTGAGGTCCTTCAGTTTATAGAGCCCCTGAAAGGCATCCTCTTGTACCGTGGTGATCTGGTTGTGGTCTAGATGTAGCCAGGTGAGCTGGCTGAAACCATAGAACTGATCAGGGGAGAGCTCAGTGATGCTGTTGTGGCGTAGCGACAACCCCAAGGCGCCCTTGTCCACACCATCTGGTGGTGCCTTAAGCTCCTGGGTGTCGCAGTAGAACTGCAGGTCCTCACAGCGGCATTTTTGAGGGCAGGTTGTGCATGATGCAGGAGACAGCAGACACGCTACGAGCATACTGATCACACTCACAGCCACTGGTGCAGGTCCCACCAATGGCCACCTTGAATGGAAACCTGGGTCggttcaaagaaaagaaaatgaactttgGGGCGGGAAAGCTAATCTCTGCAGAGCACCTATTATTAATTCAGATGAGAAATGGTGCCAattttctccatcttttctttCCGGACCTTTAACAGGCAAGACATTTTACATTTGCAACTTAACTAAATGAACACAAGCATGCTGCCCTCAATCACAGCTTTAAAAAGGACATAATATGATGAGGAATATAGTTATCAATTACACGTGACCTGCTGTTGGTTTTCTTGCTTCTAAAATTAGGCTAccctgctcttttttttcttttttttgtgctgtaacaattgaatgcaaatttattgttGGGAATCAAAAAAAGCTTTCCCCAGATTTCTACAGAAATATTTGAGtacaacaaattttattttctaaggtGCATCTTCCTAACTTATGTCAGTGAAGAGCAGAAAATTGGAGGGTGGTGGGGTGGTATTGCAGTGCATAAATGAAGCAGAAGAGCTTTTAGTTCTCAACCTCTTGCTCTTTACTTGTATTTCCTATTTATGACCAGAGCTGCCATATAAAAGACTAACTTACCCATTCTTTTGTGTACATCGGAGGCTGCATTCAACTGTCCTTTTCCAAAGACTCTTGGAGCAACGGGATGGAAGAAAAATCCAAAGGGAAAAAACCCTTTTGAGTAAACACAAAAGGAATCGGCTTCTTTTGAAATAGAGCAATTCTGAACCCACCCgattgaaacaaaatgtaaaattccaTGTCCTAAGATGTTTATTCCTTGTGTTTTTGCCAGAGTCCCCTAAAATCCAAgcacaaagaagaaataaatcttttctcCTTCAACCCACAAATCCTTGATagaaatatatgtaatatatttatCAAGTTGATCAGTTAGATCCAGAGTGACTCCAGTCAGCAGctccctcttcttctttttcttttaccctTTTGATTTCCTTCCACTGCAGTGAAGATGTCTGTGACGTTTTAATTGAAAatcaagtgtttttctttcatggctCTGGTCGTCCAAGCCTAACTTGTTGATGGCAGGCAGCGATCTTGCGTCTGACGCCGGCTCGGTCTCGGCAGAGCCTCTGCAGAGCTGTGAGTGGAGCCCTCATCCGCTAGCTGAGacgcagagagagaaaaaaagcagagcGGGGAGTCGGGGATGTTATTCTGTGCTTTTTGTTGCAGCCACTCTCTGCTGCAGAGTGGTGGCAGCCTGGCGTCGATCATCACCgctgtttctctctctcccgCGTTTTCTCTCTCCCACACACGAACAGTCTCTCACTCTGCTGCTCAGTAACTTGCTCCCTGCCTCATACACAGTTCTTGTGCACCTTAGTCTTCCTCCACCTCCCTCTTGCTTCCCCTTTCCCTCCCACTGGCTCGTCACCATCAGAATATTGATACCTTGAACGTGTTGCCGCAGCTTGCTGTTGAAATTAACCACAGCTGTAAATCTCAGCCTCTCCATGGTGTTGTTCTACTAGCAGCGAATACGTAGTAGAATAACCCATGTGTAGTCAAAAGTTTTGGCTCAAAGAGCATGAATGACAATGTACTGCATTGCCTCATATATAATACATTCCCTTTTATTGTAGTCGTCATTTTCATATCTTGCCCTGTCCTTTTCTTCCACTCCTGCTATGCAATGCATGCACAGCTGCTGAGTGGAGTAACTAAAATTTGCTTTCTAAAGGTTACAGAAAACGCTGAATGTTCTGGTATGCAGTCTGGGACCAGGTCACGGGAAAACAATATGTAGGACTTTCCATATAAATTTGACATTAGCAGTGCAGtctaaatgtgaattttctttGCAAGAACCTTTTCGAGTAAAGAGGGCACTTTTCTGGGGCCATTATTTCAGTAGTTTTGTCTCCACTTTAGGAACCAGGGCCAAATCAGATTACAAGGATAGAAATTTACCCTAGAAACCAATTCAAGTGAGGAGGTTGTACTTCTTGGATTGACCCAGAGAAAAAGGGGAGTGGGACTACAACTTTTTCCTGGGTAATAATTTCTAGCTTTTACCTTACATTTATCTCATGAGTTCATATTTTCGGTCAATGTTTGTATTATACAACAGGAGAAACTGGCATGTTCCATTTAAACCAAGTCACTTATGTTGAATATTGATGATTTACAGGGCTGGAATTGAAATGGGCTAATACCTAATCTTGATGGTTATCTAATCTTGATGGAAATAttcatgaaataaatgaagcatGGACATTTGCTTTGAGCTGAAGGAACAAAGAGTAAACACTCTTGAACAGCATTAGCCATCTCAAGGATTTACATCAGTAATGTTAGGAATAAAGACAGTTTAAGCTGTGTTTTCTGACACAGATTTCAAATTTGATAAGTGGAGTAGTTAATGTTCATTTAGCGCTAATTTTTCAGGtcactaaaagaaaatctgagaaaatttcCTCCTTTTAGagcaattttatttctgttgtagTGTATAGCCACTGTAAATGGTTAAAGAATCATGTAGTTGTTTCACATCTCTCTCACATGCACTTCCATAGCAGCCACGCTGCAGCAGTGAATGTAATTTACATTTACAACTTGGACAAGAAACAAAGGGTAGAATTAAAAGGCAAAcattctattaaaaatgttgcaagatttattttaattcaatcatTGTGTTGTCTAATTTGCTCCATTAGTTCTCATATCttgaaactaaactaaacaccAATCTGGCTGTGACTTTCTGGGTCACTTGCCTACATTTCCCACTAACGTAGGTTCCCTTGCCGGGTATAAGGTAAGTATGTGAGGAAAAGCGTAGACATTTTGGGGTGGTTCATCCTTTTTTGATGTTGGAGATGAATTGTACAAGGGGGAAATTATGTTTCTCATGGCTCATCTAAAGCCATGAGACTTTAGATGTTGTTCAATAAAACTAAGGTTGTCTAGCTCAAAtcatttgacatgtttttgttgGAGAGAATATGACTAGCTGGAGTGTTATAAAAGATGTGGAGAAGAAACTGCTGCTATAATAAGTACCTGAAGATCTCTGGACCCTCTGGCAGAGATATGAAATATAGGCTAGACATGAATAGAACAGGATTGAAATGGTAGGTGTAAAGGAGGCTAAACCTCTTTGCAGCACTGCATCCAGAGAACACAAAATCATGGAGGATTTGTGCTCTTGGCTCTCTTTGGTTCCCAAGTATCTGCATAACCCCCCACCCAATAGGCAGCggggagagagaggaggtcAGTCCCACCACTATCCATGGTGTTAGTTGCACTTGATTTCAGCAATATAAGGGGGATAAAATGCCTAGAGCTTCACTAGTTGTTTGCCTTTTCCTCTGCAGGcttttttataatgtttttcagAATGGGTGCATCTCATGCTCAGCTCCTCAGtctccctccatctctccatGTTTCttgaaagttttacattttgaggTTATGCTTGAGCGAGTTGTAGAATGTGACTGAGCATTTCTTTGCTCTCAATGGGGAGTTGAGGTTAGGACCGACTGCTGTGCAGCACTTTGTGGTGTGACTACTGCCtataatgtttaaatgttaCTGTACATAATTTACACAGTTAGCCAGCTGCACTTAATTGTTACTTTTTATTCAACATACATGCCCTTTCGACAGTCTGAAGAGCTGCACATGCAGGACAAACTGGGGatgtttttagattatttacagtgggggtttttttcaatcaaatgtGAGATCAAACGATAACCATCTTCATACAAGTTTAGATGCATCTAAATTCATGATTTTTCCTTGTTTTagttgtgattttctttctttttttgaagtACTTTTCCCATCTCAAAAAATAAGATGTGAAAACCCAGGGCTCCACCTGTAATGTTTCACAAGAAGAgcacattattttcaaaatgctgcCATGATTGCAATGCTGCAAAGCTTTCCAAAACATTGTTGTATTATGCCTCAGCTGAGAAATGGTGACTCTCGATCCACATCTTTCCATGTCTCTTTAAACCATGCGCAGCTTCCCTTTAATTGGATGCAAGGTCCGGTCCGAAAGGGGCCACTTTGGTGTCACTCCGTAACAATTTGCTGCAGCAATCTTAGTAACTGTGAAGCAAGTAACATTTACATACCAATTACAACAAGGAGCAAGCCTGAACCGTGGAATGTGAACATGTAATCACATTACACTACAACAGTCACAATCTGGCTGATTGCATtgatacacaaataaataattacagcaGGTGGCTGCAGgttaaatgaaagaagaaatatttccttGGCTGATTGCTTCTAGTgttttccttcatattcaaCTGCATTACTTTATTAAAAAGCTTGCTCTCAGTGTGAAGATCTGGCATTTTCCTAACAATTTATTGGCTAATGTGGTGGTTTTTGCTGCAGGGGGACATTTCTGtgtaaattacataaaataaagaacactAACTTTGCTCAGAGTAGGAAAACCTCCTCATTCtgaaccacttttttttttttttataaccgccatttttttttatatggcaGTCATCTACATGTAGATGACCGCCATGTTTATTGAACGGCAAAGGGAAGAATTCACCAGCTGATTTATGCAGAGTATGTTTGCTGCAAGTAAAGAATATGTCACATCTTTATATGTcaaaagaaagttacaaaagtcAATAGAAGCAGGGATTTCTTCTtccaaaatgttattatttatgtaatgCGTCCTGTAAAAGAAACTCTTCGTGTTCATTTTTGTCGACCTGTGTCTTTGAACACGATGTGCAAGATTCATCACAACACATCAGTTTAATTAAA contains:
- the lrrtm2 gene encoding leucine-rich repeat transmembrane neuronal protein 2 — protein: MGFHSRWPLVGPAPVAVSVISMLVACLLSPASCTTCPQKCRCEDLQFYCDTQELKAPPDGVDKGALGLSLRHNSITELSPDQFYGFSQLTWLHLDHNQITTVQEDAFQGLYKLKDLNLSSNRITKLPNTTFIHLINLQILDLSFNQMTSLEPELFHGLRKLQILHLRSNLLRTTPVRAFWDCRNLEYLGLSSNRLRSLARNGFAGLIKLKELHLEHNQLTKINLAHFPRLVALQFLYLQWNKINNVTCGMEWTWSTLEKLDLTGNEIRVLTPDVFQTLPNLKNLLLDNNKLSSLEPQVLDMWQSLSTIGLSSNLWECTKRICSLATWLSAFKGRWEHSIVCHSPEYAQGEEILDAVYGFQLCQNFSAPVIQTISTTTDTTTAAEITSSLFGIMQPTPTQDYAEDFGSFTTLTTTTTTTQTPSTAEATTALLEEAAVTDDFLAMDNTVMTHRVIIGTMALLFSFFFIIFVVYISRKCCPPTLRRIRHCSAIQNRRQMRTQQRQPMADLATQVPYNEYEPSHEEGALVIINGYGQCKCQQLPYKECEV